In a genomic window of Echeneis naucrates chromosome 4, fEcheNa1.1, whole genome shotgun sequence:
- the echdc2 gene encoding enoyl-CoA hydratase domain-containing protein 2, mitochondrial isoform X1 has protein sequence MTSLISRLSGPSCSSWRGLGAVLLLRDGARTAAGTGRLSPGCGGAHSRGQHTETGDPVEVDLKRLEGGDEGIVEVLMCRHKARNALGHVFVSQMRELVSTLSHDSAVRVVVFRSLVPKVFCAGADLKERALMNNTESDLFVHGLRSLMTQIASLPVPTIAAVEGVALGGGLELALACDLRTAAYSAQMGLIETTRGLLPGAGGSQRLPRTVGMTLAKELIFTGKRVGGQRALEMGLVNIAVEQNQTGDAAYREALSLAREILPQAPIAVRMAKEAMNRGVEVDISSAMAIERMCYARVIPTRDRQEGMTAFIEKRPPRYIGE, from the exons ATGACATCGCTCATCAGCCGACTGTCCGGGCCGAGCTGCTCATCGTGGCGGGGCCTGGGAGCCGTCCTGCTCCTCCGGGACGGAGCGCGGACCGCGGCCGGCACTGGTCGCCTTTCACCGGGCTGCGGTGGCGCACACAGCCGGGGGCAGCACACGGAGACGGGGGACCCTGTGGAGGTGGATTTAAAGCGGTTAGAGGGAGGAGACGAAG ggattGTGGAGGTGCTGATGTGCAGACACAAGGCAAGAAACGCCCTGggccatgtgtttgtttcacag ATGAGGGAGCTGGTGTCCACTCTGTCCCATGACTCAGCAGTGCGTGTGGTTGTCTTCAGGAGTTTGGTACCAAAGGTTTTCTGTGCAG gtgcagACCTGAAGGAGAGAGCTCTGATGAACAACACTGAGTCGGATCTGTTTGTTCACGGCCTTCGCTCCCTCATGACTCAGATAG CATCGCTGCCCGTGCCAACCATCGCAGCTGTGGAAGGTGTTGCCCTGGGAGGTGGACTGGAGCTAGCTTTGGCCTGCGACCTCCGCACTGCAG CGTATTCGGCACAGATGGGTCTGATTGAGACCACGCGGGGGCTGCTACCAGGGGCGG GGGGCAGTCAGCGGCTGCCAAGGACGGTCGGCATGACTTTGGCCAAAGAGCTCATCTTCACAG GTAAGCGTGTGGGAGGACAGAGAGCTCTGGAGATGGGGCTTGTAAACATAGCTGTAGAGCAGAACCagacaggagacgctgcctaCAGAGAGGCGCTCAGTCTGGCCAGAGAGATATTGCCCCAG GCTCCTATTGCTGTGCGGATGGCAAAAGAGGCAATGAACAGAGGAGTCGAG GTTGACATCAGTTCAGCAATGGCTATAGAGAGGATGTGCTATGCTCGG GTCATCCCCACCCGGGACAGGCAGGAGGGCATGACTGCCTTCATAGAGAAGAGACCTCCACGCTACATTGGGGAATAG
- the echdc2 gene encoding enoyl-CoA hydratase domain-containing protein 2, mitochondrial isoform X2 encodes MTSLISRLSGPSCSSWRGLGAVLLLRDGARTAAGTGRLSPGCGGAHSRGQHTETGDPVEVDLKRLEGGDEGIVEVLMCRHKARNALGHVFVSQMRELVSTLSHDSAVRVVVFRSLVPKVFCAGADLKERALMNNTESDLFVHGLRSLMTQIASLPVPTIAAVEGVALGGGLELALACDLRTAGKRVGGQRALEMGLVNIAVEQNQTGDAAYREALSLAREILPQAPIAVRMAKEAMNRGVEVDISSAMAIERMCYARVIPTRDRQEGMTAFIEKRPPRYIGE; translated from the exons ATGACATCGCTCATCAGCCGACTGTCCGGGCCGAGCTGCTCATCGTGGCGGGGCCTGGGAGCCGTCCTGCTCCTCCGGGACGGAGCGCGGACCGCGGCCGGCACTGGTCGCCTTTCACCGGGCTGCGGTGGCGCACACAGCCGGGGGCAGCACACGGAGACGGGGGACCCTGTGGAGGTGGATTTAAAGCGGTTAGAGGGAGGAGACGAAG ggattGTGGAGGTGCTGATGTGCAGACACAAGGCAAGAAACGCCCTGggccatgtgtttgtttcacag ATGAGGGAGCTGGTGTCCACTCTGTCCCATGACTCAGCAGTGCGTGTGGTTGTCTTCAGGAGTTTGGTACCAAAGGTTTTCTGTGCAG gtgcagACCTGAAGGAGAGAGCTCTGATGAACAACACTGAGTCGGATCTGTTTGTTCACGGCCTTCGCTCCCTCATGACTCAGATAG CATCGCTGCCCGTGCCAACCATCGCAGCTGTGGAAGGTGTTGCCCTGGGAGGTGGACTGGAGCTAGCTTTGGCCTGCGACCTCCGCACTGCAG GTAAGCGTGTGGGAGGACAGAGAGCTCTGGAGATGGGGCTTGTAAACATAGCTGTAGAGCAGAACCagacaggagacgctgcctaCAGAGAGGCGCTCAGTCTGGCCAGAGAGATATTGCCCCAG GCTCCTATTGCTGTGCGGATGGCAAAAGAGGCAATGAACAGAGGAGTCGAG GTTGACATCAGTTCAGCAATGGCTATAGAGAGGATGTGCTATGCTCGG GTCATCCCCACCCGGGACAGGCAGGAGGGCATGACTGCCTTCATAGAGAAGAGACCTCCACGCTACATTGGGGAATAG
- the zyg11 gene encoding protein zyg-11 homolog, producing the protein MTMACSFLNTDEASPAPLTDLCLTYVSQNLEYFCVKRPDGSLCFREAVLFPQELADQLLAKMATEGLLNDSTVGVFRNCEYLRLRRACIRTARISAEAFQKALCPHRLLELDAARVNADLTIHDILQGLATNKYCQESLQRLGLTGLTMSSLEEPIRYRFSSLQGLRSLSLANVDFYDSGLVDVCSLPRLESLDLSNTSVTNLSPLLGLKERLRSLTLHQLKRLEMSTAQLLGVIRQLDVLQHLDISDDKQFTSDVARQLLGQPGILPALVSLDVSGRKQVTDAAVKAFVKERPGMTFVGLLATEAGFSDFLSGEGNLKVTGEANETQICEALRRYSEREGFVREALFHLFSLTHVMEKPRPDILKLVVLGMKNHPATLNVQLAASACVFNLTKQDLAAGMPVRLLSTVTQLLLEAMRTFPNHQQLQKNCLLSLCSDRILQEVPFNRFEAAKLVMQWLCNHEDQNMQRMAVAIISILAAKLSTEQTAQLGAELFIVKQLLHIVRQKATQGVVDATLKFTLSALWNLTDESPTTCRHFIENQGLDLFIKVLESFPNESSIQQKVLGLLNNIAEVGELHGELMVQGFLDHISTLLHSSEVEVSYFAAGILAHLTSRGEEAWTLSPDLRSLLLEQLHAVIMKWPPPECEMVAYRSFNPFFPLLECFHTPGVQLWAAWAMQHVCSKNAARYCSMLLEEGGLQQLERVHTHPQTHRDVKLLAESILESLQRHRARTGQPAQTHTSRRPPPQ; encoded by the exons ATGACCATGGCCTGTAGTTTCCTCAATACG GATGAAGCCTCTCCAGCGCCTCTGACAGACCTGTGTCTGACCTATGTGAGCCAGAATCTGGAGTATTTCTGTGTGAAACGCCCCGACGGCTCCCTGTGCTTCAGAGAGGCTGTACTCTTCCCGCAGGAGCTGGCAGATCAGCTGCTGGCCAAGATGGCCACTGAAG GTCTGCTGAACGATAGCACGGTGGGTGTATTTCGGAACTGTGAATACCTGCGGCTGAGAAGAGCCTGCATCCGTACTGCTCGCATCTCTGCAGAGGCCTTTCAGAAAGCCCTGTGTCCTCACAGACTGTTGGAGCTGGATGCTGCCAGGGTCAATGCAGACCTCACTATTCATGATATTTTGCAGGGACTGGCCACCAATAAATACTGCCAG GAGTCTCTCCAGCGCCTTGGCTTAACGGGTCTCACCATGTCCTCTTTGGAGGAACCGATTCGGTATCGTTTCAGCTCTCTTCAGGGCCTTCGTTCACTATCTCTAGCTAATGTAGACTTCTATGACTCTGGGCTGGTTGATGTGTGTTCCCTGCCACGACTGGAGAGCCTCGATCTTTCCAACACTTCAGTCACCAACCTCAGTCCACTGCTGGGCCTGAAGGAGCGGCTGCGCTCACTAACACTGCATCAGCTGAAGAGGCTTGAGATGAGCACTGCTCAGCTGCTAGGAGTCATACGCCAGCTGGATGTATTGCAG caccTGGACATCAGTGATGATAAGCAATTTACCTCTGATGTAGCTCGTCAGCTGCTTGGACAGCCAGGAATCCTACCTGCTCTTGTTTCCCTTGATGTGTCAGGGAGGAAACAg GTTACAGATGCAGCTGTTAAAGCATTCGTGAAGGAGAGACCAGGGATGACTTTTGTGGGACTTTTGGCCACAGAGGCTGGTTTTTCTGACTTCCTTTCTGGGGAAGGAAATCTaaag GTAACAGGAGAAGCCAATGAGACACAGATCTGTGAGGCATTACGTCGCTACAGTGAGAGGGAAGGTTTTGTGAGAGAAGCTCTGTTTCATCTGTTCAGTCTGACCCATGTCATGGAGAAACCACGACCTGACATTCTTAAG ctggTGGTTTTGGGCATGAAGAATCATCCTGCTACTCTGAATGTCCAGCTGGCAGCAAGTGCCTGTGTGTTCAACCTGACAAAGCAGGACTTGGCAGCAGGGATGCCTGTTCGACTGTTGAGCACTGTCACTCAGCTCCTACTGGAGGCTATGAGGACTTTCCCCAACCACCAACAG CTGCAGAAGAACTGCCTGCTTTCCCTGTGCAGTGACCGCATTTTGCAGGAGGTTCCATTCAACAG GTTTGAAGCTGCCAAACTAGTGATGCAGTGGCTGTGCAACCATGAAGACCAGAACATGCAGAGGATGGCTGTGGCTATCATTTCTATACTGGCTGCAAAG ttaTCCACAGAACAAACAGCTCAGCTGGGAGCAGAACTGTTCATAGTGAAG CAACTGCTACATATTGTGCGCCAGAAGGCGACCCAGGGTGTGGTGGACGCCACTCTCAAATTCACACTGAGTGCACTCTGGAACCTTACTGATGAATCTCCAACAACCTGCCGCCATTTTATTGAGAACCAGGGGCTAGACCTGTTTATTAAAGTTCTAGAG TCCTTCCCCAATGAGTCTTCTATTCAGCAGAAGGTTCTTGGTCTGCTT AATAATATAGCAGAGGTCGGAGAGCTGCATGGAGAGCTGATGGTGCAGGGATTCCTGGACCACATTAGCACGTTGCTGCACAGCTCAGAGGTGGAAGTCAGCTACTTTGCTGCCGGTATACTTGCACATCTGACATCACGAGGAGAAGAGGCCTGGACGCTCAGCCCTGACCTTCGATCCTTGCTGTTGGAGCAACTG CATGCTGTCATTATGAAGTGGCCCCCACCAGAGTGTGAAATGGTTGCTTACAG GTCATTTAACCCCTTCTTTCCTCTACTGGAGTGCTTCCACACCCCTGGGGTTCAGCTGTGGGCAGCATGGGCCATGCAACATGTCTGCAGTAAGAACG CTGCTCGCTACTGCAGCATGCTGTTGGAGGAGGGAGGCCTGCAGCAGCTTGAGCGCGTTCATACTCACCCACAGACCCACAGAGATGTGAAACTGCTGGCTGAAAGCATTCTGGAGAGCCTGCAGCGTCACAGAGCCCGCACCGGAcagcctgcacagacacacacaagtcgCCGACCCCCACCACAATAA
- the coa7 gene encoding cytochrome c oxidase assembly factor 7 → MAGLVNFKDEKEVKQFLDNLGVEYSFQCYKEKDPEGCQRLAEYLEGVKKNYENAAQVLKHNCETNRHSESCYKLGAYHVTGKGGMTECLKTAYACFVRSCNAGGKKSVDACHNVGLLAHDGRAMEGGPDLKAARQYYEKACAGGFAPSCFNLSALFIEGNSTGLAPDMTLALKYANRACELGHVWGCANASRMYKLGDGTDKDEKKAEELKNRARELHGLEKERQLKFGE, encoded by the exons ATGGCTGGACTTGTAAACTTTAAAGATGAGAAAGAAGTGAAGCAGTTTTTGGACAATCTGGGAGTGGAATACAGCTTCCAGTGCTACAAAGAGAAGGACCCTGAAG GATGCCAAAGACTCGCAGAATACTTGGAAGGAGTGAAGAAAAACTATGAGAATGCAGCGCAGGTCCTCAAACATAACTGTGAGACAAATAGACATTCAGAGAGCTGCTACAAACTGGGAGCTTACCATGTCACAGGAAAAG GTGGAATGACAGAGTGTCTGAAAACAGCCTACGCTTGCTTTGTGCGCTCCTGCAATGCTGGAGGAAAGAAGTCTGTAGATGCCTGCCATAATGTGGGCTTGCTAGCCCATGATGGTAGAGCTATGGAAGGAGGACCAGACCTTAAGGCAGCTCGGCAGTACTATGAGAAAGCCTGTGCTGGTGGCTTTGCTCCGTCATGCTTTAACCTCAGTGCTTTATTCATTGAGGGCAATTCCACGGGGCTGGCGCCAGACATGACTCTAGCTTTGAAATATGCCAACAGGGCTTGTGAACTGGGACACGTGTGGGGCTGTGCCAATGCGAGTCGCATGTACAAACTGGGGGATGGTACTGATAAGGATGAGAAGAAggcagaggagctgaagaaTCGAGCGAGGGAGCTGCACGGTTTAGAGAAGGAAAGGCAACTGAAATTTGGAGAGTGA